The nucleotide window ATAAGATCCAACCTTGATGGGTTCAAATGGATCGGAGATATTAATTATTTCTACTTCATGAGCGTGCATATTGCTCATATAAGCATAATTTCCAAATACATTTACATCTTCAATCCAATAATCCCAAAGCCTATCTCCTTCGGGAATATAAGTGCCGATTAATGTGGGATCAGTCGGATCTGAAACATCGACAATATCAAAACCGTGTGGACAGGCGGTCAGATAGGCCAGATTGTCAATTATCGTAAACTGCTCCAAACTGGTGCTGTCTGCGTCAAGATACCGTCCCAGCATCGTTGGGTTAAGTGGATCGGAGATATTTATGATATCCAGTCCGCCCGCCGATGTTAAATAGGCCAAACCGTCAATGATTTTTATTGAGTGCGCCCGTCCAAAGGTTGGATAATTGGATACAATTTGAGGTGATAAGGGATCGGTAATGTCAATAATTGTCATCCCGGAATAATCCTGAGCCATAAAGGCATAATTACCCGAAACACAAACATTGTGGTTGTTATCGCCATATACGTCCTCAGATATCAAAGTAATATTGGTTGGATCCGAAATGTCATAAATTTCATTCTTGCCTGAGCAGGCCAATAAATGGCCATTTGTTACCTTCATGTCGCTCGAAAACAAAATCGGAAATTCCTCTGTCAGGAAAACAGGATTAGCCAGATCTGAGATATCAATCGCGTATAGCTTGTTATAAGATGATCTGGCAAATAAGGTTGAACCGTTCAGAACTAAATCGCAGGCCTGATGCATTTCAATGGTTGTTACGTATTTTGGACTGTAAGGATTTCCCATGTTTACAATGTGAATTCCAGCCATTTCCCAATGAGGATATGAATAGTCAGAAATAAAGATAACATCTCCGGATACTTCTATATGATGGTATCGAATATCGCCAAGTTCCTTCGCAGTTGAATAATCTTTTACCCAGGTTGGGGCGGCAGGATTCGAAACATTAAAAATTTGCAATCCAGATTCTAACTCAGTTACAAAGATAAAATCACCAATTTTTATTAATTCGGCTGGGTGGTAGAGAGTATTTATAGTCGAAATTATGCTGGGTGATGTCGGATCGGAAACATCGATCAAAGTTATACCGGCCGGATTTTCTTGCCATCCGCTTTGCCAGACATATACAATATCTGAATCAAATAAAACTCCTCTATCATGATTGGTAGTTTCAATATTAGCTACTAATTGAGGTGACTCTGGATTTGAAATATTGACTATCCGTAATCCTTCATCGGTGTACCATCGTCCGCTGATATAAGCATATTGCCCGGAAATATCAATATGAGATGCCCCACAATCCAGAAATAAGCGCGCTGTAAGACTACGATTCAATGGATCACTAATATTGACAACTTCCAGTCCGTAATATTTGCAATAGTAAGCATAATCACCAGAAACAGCAACATCATAAGCCCTTCCCCATAACATGCTGGTTTCAATACTGGCCGTTAAATTATCTGCTATAGAAATTGATGAAATAAAAAAAACGAAACAAATTACCAGGAATAATGAACAAATCCGACATCTAAGCATGGCACACCTCCCCGTGTTATAGATGTGTATATTATGTATTATCCCCTGGCGAGAGTCAAAGTAGAATAATATACATTAATATAGATTAAGCACTCCCTATTTGTCAAGTAATTTTATGAGAATTTTGGACTATTTAAACCCCTTAATCTTTTCAAAAAAGCTGTTCTGTGGTGCTTTAGGGGAATTTCATCTTCTTAATCAATTCCGAATATCGATTATCGGTGCTTATATTTTTGAGAAAAAAATCTCTCATGCCGGGCAGCTTGATAAACAACAACTGCGGAGATTTGACATCAAAGGCCTTCTCCAGCCAATGCCAGGCCGAATCCGGCTCATTTAAATTGGCATAAAGGCAGGCAAAACAAAACGGATCAATATATTTTTCATTGTCTGCCTGCTCAAGCAATTTCAGAATATCACGAGCTTTGTTTTTATCTCCGTCTTTAGCGTAAACTGCCCCCAACGAAGCATACAGCCATGGGTCAAACTCGGGATTCAACTCATTCAGAGTCAGGTCGCATTCGGTGACCGCCTGGGGATACATGTCGTTATAAGCATAAGCCCAGGCAAGTTGCGTATGCGCCCAGATATTCGTCGGATCGATTTCCAGCGTTTTCTTA belongs to Candidatus Zixiibacteriota bacterium and includes:
- a CDS encoding dockerin type I domain-containing protein, with protein sequence MLRCRICSLFLVICFVFFISSISIADNLTASIETSMLWGRAYDVAVSGDYAYYCKYYGLEVVNISDPLNRSLTARLFLDCGASHIDISGQYAYISGRWYTDEGLRIVNISNPESPQLVANIETTNHDRGVLFDSDIVYVWQSGWQENPAGITLIDVSDPTSPSIISTINTLYHPAELIKIGDFIFVTELESGLQIFNVSNPAAPTWVKDYSTAKELGDIRYHHIEVSGDVIFISDYSYPHWEMAGIHIVNMGNPYSPKYVTTIEMHQACDLVLNGSTLFARSSYNKLYAIDISDLANPVFLTEEFPILFSSDMKVTNGHLLACSGKNEIYDISDPTNITLISEDVYGDNNHNVCVSGNYAFMAQDYSGMTIIDITDPLSPQIVSNYPTFGRAHSIKIIDGLAYLTSAGGLDIINISDPLNPTMLGRYLDADSTSLEQFTIIDNLAYLTACPHGFDIVDVSDPTDPTLIGTYIPEGDRLWDYWIEDVNVFGNYAYMSNMHAHEVEIINISDPFEPIKVGSYTGIRSPVKTSFIDGYALFSGGGVTDIADISDPINPQALHRLNGSSQHEPTVYNDFLIFPGELNSGVATVFNIQDITKPYFVGEFAMPGRSKSIVPFNNYFLVADSYALLVVSLTLPTYLAGDANNDRSVNVGDAVYLVNTVFKGGPPPQPLEAGDSNCDGEINVGDAVNLINYIFKGGDPPCYN